A window from Listeria seeligeri serovar 1/2b str. SLCC3954 encodes these proteins:
- a CDS encoding lysylphosphatidylglycerol synthase transmembrane domain-containing protein: MSGGAKKNLFNIAIVLAISIGFILWQFQDVDISKFFASMLNVNPWWLAAAFGAMFLYWFLEAMVLQTASKPANKDQRFFSSFRITMIGQFFNTITPMSTGGQPAQLVMLTKQGMDAGRGSSVLLVKFIIYQAMVVLNFLIILIFGLHYLMTGVTQLKFLVLLGFSVHVVVIVCLILVGRSQKFTTKLVHILLVPTKLFMKKEKVAKLRNMLDEKIITFHEESNRIGKDWKLIVRCCIFTTLQLWIYFSIPFFILQAIGVTGIGLYMAITYHAFIIMFATVMPTPGGAGGAEYTFTLLFGMLLGPAKLLMALVLWRIITYYSCIIFGAGALLIKDTASKKIKPRIEALAKAPAKNVPQ, from the coding sequence ATGAGTGGAGGTGCAAAAAAGAATCTTTTTAATATTGCTATTGTGCTTGCAATTAGTATCGGATTCATCCTTTGGCAATTCCAAGATGTAGATATCTCTAAATTCTTTGCTTCGATGTTAAACGTGAACCCTTGGTGGCTTGCGGCTGCATTTGGCGCGATGTTTTTATATTGGTTTTTAGAAGCTATGGTGTTACAGACGGCATCCAAACCAGCAAATAAAGATCAACGTTTCTTTTCTTCTTTTCGGATTACGATGATTGGTCAGTTTTTCAATACGATTACGCCAATGTCAACGGGTGGACAACCAGCTCAACTCGTAATGTTAACAAAACAAGGAATGGATGCGGGACGTGGTAGCTCCGTTTTACTAGTGAAATTCATTATCTATCAGGCGATGGTTGTGCTTAACTTTCTAATCATTTTGATTTTTGGACTTCATTATTTGATGACTGGCGTGACTCAACTAAAATTCTTAGTTCTACTTGGCTTCTCTGTGCATGTGGTCGTCATTGTTTGCTTAATATTAGTTGGTAGAAGTCAAAAATTCACTACAAAACTAGTACATATTTTGCTTGTTCCAACAAAATTATTCATGAAAAAAGAAAAAGTTGCTAAATTAAGAAATATGTTAGACGAAAAAATTATTACTTTTCACGAAGAAAGTAATCGTATTGGGAAAGATTGGAAATTGATTGTACGTTGTTGTATCTTTACAACTTTGCAACTGTGGATTTATTTTTCCATTCCATTTTTTATTTTACAAGCAATTGGTGTAACGGGTATTGGTTTATATATGGCAATCACCTATCATGCATTTATTATTATGTTTGCAACTGTCATGCCGACTCCGGGCGGTGCTGGTGGTGCTGAATATACGTTTACACTGTTGTTCGGTATGCTACTTGGACCAGCTAAACTACTGATGGCGCTTGTTTTATGGCGAATAATCACTTATTATAGCTGTATCATATTTGGAGCGGGGGCTTTATTAATCAAAGATACCGCCTCTAAAAAAATCAAACCGCGAATTGAGGCACTTGCAAAAGCACCAGCCAAAAATGTACCACAATAA
- a CDS encoding glycosyltransferase family 4 protein encodes MIKLTMLSSAEKVKGQGVASAYRELVNLLEERYTNEIDMKINSFKKSDITHYHTVDFRFFLSAFFKKKRGVRVGYVHFLPETMEGSLKLPWIARVVFYKYLIGFYKKMDEIVVVNPSFIPKLTAYDIPKERIHYIPNFVSKKSFFPISKGEKESVREKYGIPLDKFTVIGIGQVQHRKGVLDFVEVAKQLPDIQFVWAGGFSFGKITSGYEELKKIYDNPPANVKFIGIVDRSEMNACINMADIFFMPSYNELFPMAILEAMSSDVPILLRNLDLYEEILDGYYVKKADNQGFIQAIQRLKTDEAYYDEMLQAAKKGAAYYSEDRLAEIWYAFYQGLLTKE; translated from the coding sequence GTGATTAAATTGACAATGCTATCTTCAGCAGAAAAAGTAAAGGGTCAAGGTGTGGCATCGGCTTACCGCGAGCTTGTGAACTTGCTAGAAGAAAGATATACAAATGAAATTGATATGAAGATTAATAGTTTTAAGAAATCGGATATCACACATTACCATACTGTTGATTTCCGTTTTTTTCTTTCTGCTTTTTTTAAGAAAAAACGTGGAGTTCGTGTAGGTTATGTTCATTTCTTACCTGAAACAATGGAAGGTAGTTTGAAATTACCTTGGATTGCTCGTGTGGTTTTTTATAAATACTTAATTGGATTTTATAAAAAAATGGACGAAATTGTAGTAGTAAATCCGTCTTTTATTCCTAAATTGACAGCATATGATATCCCCAAAGAGAGGATTCATTACATCCCTAATTTTGTTTCTAAAAAAAGCTTTTTTCCAATTTCTAAAGGCGAAAAAGAATCTGTACGGGAAAAATACGGAATTCCGTTAGATAAGTTTACCGTTATTGGAATTGGCCAAGTGCAACACCGAAAAGGAGTACTTGATTTTGTTGAAGTAGCGAAACAACTTCCGGATATTCAGTTTGTCTGGGCAGGTGGATTTTCATTTGGAAAAATCACTTCTGGTTATGAAGAACTAAAGAAAATTTATGATAATCCCCCAGCTAATGTGAAATTTATCGGGATTGTAGACCGCTCAGAAATGAATGCTTGTATAAACATGGCGGATATTTTCTTTATGCCATCTTACAATGAATTATTTCCAATGGCGATTCTTGAAGCGATGAGTTCTGATGTGCCAATTTTACTTCGAAATTTAGATTTATATGAAGAAATTTTAGATGGTTACTATGTAAAAAAAGCTGATAATCAAGGTTTTATCCAAGCGATTCAGCGTTTAAAAACCGATGAGGCTTATTATGATGAAATGCTACAAGCAGCGAAAAAAGGTGCCGCGTATTATTCAGAAGATCGGCTAGCTGAAATATGGTACGCCTTTTATCAAGGATTATTAACAAAGGAGTGA
- a CDS encoding glycosyltransferase family 4 protein — translation MNIGIFTDTYSPQISGVATSIMIMENELRKQGHTVYIFTTTDPNADRESEEGRVFRLPSIPFVFFPERRVAVAGMNKFIKLVGRLNLDIIHTHTEFSLGLLGKRIAKKYHIPSIHTYHTMYVDYLHYIAKGKILTPSMVGKMTKTFCDSYDAIITPTPKVRHHLEEQGIYKLMYTIPTGTDISSFAPVEKQQIADLKKSLGIGTEDAVILSLGRIAQEKNIDAIINAMPEVLLKEPNAKLVIVGDGPVRKDLEKIVENKNLEEHVIFTGAVDWENISLYYQLGDLFVSASTTETQGLTYAEAMAASLPVVAKRDESIEGFLTDRETAFLFDEDYELADLLVQVLSDKNTAALVAANGRVKVESISADQFGLNVEATYNEICEIYRVKRQNGSIKVKPTLIKSKIASQVFSLSSSTQVHRKERSSRRD, via the coding sequence ATGAATATAGGGATTTTTACGGATACCTACAGTCCGCAAATTAGCGGTGTAGCTACATCGATAATGATTATGGAAAACGAACTTAGAAAACAAGGGCACACTGTATATATTTTTACGACAACTGATCCCAACGCTGATAGAGAAAGCGAAGAAGGTCGTGTTTTTCGTTTGCCTAGTATTCCTTTTGTGTTTTTCCCTGAACGTCGTGTAGCTGTAGCTGGAATGAATAAATTTATTAAATTAGTAGGGCGCTTGAATTTAGATATTATCCATACGCATACAGAATTTTCATTAGGTCTTTTGGGTAAGCGAATTGCTAAAAAATATCATATTCCATCCATCCATACCTATCACACAATGTATGTGGATTACTTGCATTATATCGCAAAAGGAAAAATTTTGACGCCTTCAATGGTTGGAAAAATGACCAAAACATTTTGTGATAGCTACGATGCAATAATAACGCCGACACCAAAAGTAAGACACCACTTAGAAGAACAAGGTATCTATAAATTAATGTATACAATTCCAACTGGTACGGATATTTCTTCTTTTGCTCCAGTTGAAAAACAACAAATTGCTGATTTGAAAAAATCACTTGGAATTGGCACTGAGGATGCTGTCATTCTTTCACTAGGACGAATTGCTCAGGAGAAAAATATCGACGCAATTATAAATGCGATGCCAGAAGTACTCCTAAAAGAACCAAATGCCAAGTTAGTTATCGTTGGGGACGGTCCTGTTCGCAAAGATTTAGAAAAAATAGTAGAAAATAAAAACTTAGAAGAACATGTTATTTTTACTGGTGCAGTAGACTGGGAAAATATTAGTTTATATTATCAGTTAGGTGATTTGTTTGTAAGTGCTTCGACAACAGAAACGCAAGGATTAACATATGCAGAGGCGATGGCTGCTTCTTTACCAGTAGTTGCAAAACGTGACGAAAGTATTGAAGGATTTTTAACTGACCGAGAAACAGCCTTTTTATTCGATGAAGATTATGAATTAGCGGATTTATTAGTCCAAGTTCTGTCTGACAAAAACACAGCTGCACTCGTAGCAGCAAACGGCAGAGTAAAAGTGGAATCAATTTCTGCTGATCAATTTGGTCTCAACGTGGAAGCTACATACAATGAAATTTGCGAAATCTATCGTGTAAAACGACAAAATGGTTCCATCAAAGTAAAACCAACATTGATCAAAAGCAAGATAGCTTCCCAAGTATTTTCACTTTCATCTTCTACACAAGTTCACAGAAAAGAGAGGTCTTCGCGGCGTGATTAA
- the fba gene encoding class II fructose-1,6-bisphosphate aldolase translates to MPIVNMTDMLKKALAGKYAVGQFNINNLEWTQAILKAAEAEKAPVILGVSEGAAKYMGGFKTVVKMTEGLVEDLKITVPVAIHLDHGSSFDSCKAAIDAGFSSVMIDGSHHPIDENIAMTKQVVDYAHAKGVSVEAEIGTVGGDEDGVTGGINYADPQECLRVVKEANIDALAAALGSVHGPYHGEPVLGFDEMKEISELTGAPLVLHGGSGIPEHQVKKAIELGHSKINVNTECQIVWTAAVREKLATDDKVYDPRKVIGPGVDAIIKTVTEKIQEFGSNGKA, encoded by the coding sequence ATGCCTATCGTTAACATGACAGACATGCTGAAAAAAGCATTAGCTGGAAAATATGCTGTTGGTCAATTCAACATCAACAACCTTGAATGGACTCAAGCTATTTTGAAAGCTGCAGAAGCAGAAAAAGCACCAGTTATTTTAGGAGTTTCTGAAGGAGCTGCTAAATACATGGGAGGATTCAAAACAGTTGTAAAAATGACTGAAGGACTTGTAGAAGACCTGAAAATCACTGTTCCTGTTGCGATTCACCTTGACCATGGTTCTAGCTTTGATTCTTGTAAAGCTGCTATCGATGCAGGATTCTCTTCTGTAATGATCGACGGCTCTCACCACCCAATCGACGAAAATATTGCAATGACTAAACAAGTTGTTGATTACGCGCATGCTAAAGGCGTATCTGTAGAAGCTGAAATTGGAACTGTTGGTGGAGACGAAGACGGAGTAACTGGTGGAATCAACTATGCTGATCCACAAGAATGCTTACGTGTTGTTAAAGAAGCTAACATTGATGCACTTGCTGCAGCATTAGGTTCTGTTCACGGTCCTTACCACGGCGAACCTGTTCTTGGTTTTGACGAAATGAAAGAAATCTCTGAACTTACAGGTGCTCCACTTGTACTTCACGGCGGTTCTGGAATTCCTGAACACCAAGTTAAAAAAGCAATTGAATTAGGTCACAGCAAAATCAACGTTAACACTGAATGCCAAATCGTTTGGACTGCAGCTGTTCGCGAAAAATTAGCTACTGACGATAAAGTTTATGATCCACGTAAAGTAATCGGCCCTGGTGTGGACGCGATTATCAAAACTGTTACAGAAAAAATTCAAGAGTTTGGTTCTAACGGTAAAGCGTAA
- a CDS encoding diacylglycerol kinase family lipid kinase, whose translation MQTKAMIIYNPVAGKNKFRKLLPDAEKILTEADFEVTLVPSTKAPKSTTMIAKQAAQDGFDVVIAAGGDGTVNEVVNGLMQVNNPPKLGILPVGTTNDYARALNFAKDPLEALQIIAKQETIRVDIGKANETEFFINNAAGGKITEITYAVKESMKSKWGRLAYLFSGLQMLPKLSPVNVEISYNNQVFQGEILLFFVNKTNSVGGMETLCPPAQLNSGMFELLILKKVSPQKLFQLFASIKKGTHLNSPHVIHARTNKVEIKSTTDLNVSYDGVYGGKAPYTLEIIPEALEIFADKSRIIERLRG comes from the coding sequence TTGCAGACGAAAGCAATGATAATATACAACCCAGTAGCAGGGAAAAATAAGTTTCGAAAATTACTTCCTGATGCTGAAAAAATTTTAACTGAGGCAGATTTTGAAGTAACTTTAGTGCCATCAACTAAAGCGCCAAAAAGTACTACTATGATAGCAAAACAAGCTGCTCAAGATGGCTTTGATGTAGTTATTGCAGCGGGTGGAGATGGAACGGTGAATGAAGTTGTTAATGGGTTAATGCAAGTAAATAATCCGCCCAAACTAGGGATTTTACCAGTGGGAACAACCAATGACTACGCAAGAGCACTGAATTTTGCGAAAGACCCGCTCGAAGCACTTCAGATTATCGCAAAGCAAGAAACGATTCGTGTCGATATTGGAAAAGCTAACGAGACCGAATTTTTCATTAATAATGCGGCTGGTGGAAAGATAACCGAAATAACTTATGCAGTGAAAGAATCAATGAAATCAAAATGGGGCAGACTGGCGTATCTTTTCAGCGGACTCCAAATGCTTCCAAAACTATCGCCAGTTAATGTGGAAATTAGCTATAATAATCAAGTTTTTCAAGGTGAAATACTATTGTTTTTTGTAAATAAAACCAATTCAGTTGGTGGGATGGAAACGCTTTGTCCACCAGCACAATTAAATAGTGGCATGTTTGAACTTTTAATTTTAAAAAAAGTCTCCCCACAAAAACTATTCCAATTATTTGCTTCAATTAAAAAAGGAACACATTTGAATAGTCCACACGTCATTCATGCGCGCACCAATAAAGTAGAAATTAAAAGTACTACAGATTTAAATGTTAGTTATGATGGTGTTTATGGCGGAAAAGCACCCTACACACTAGAGATTATTCCAGAGGCATTAGAAATTTTTGCAGATAAATCAAGAATTATAGAACGTCTTAGAGGCTAA